From Chitinivibrionales bacterium, the proteins below share one genomic window:
- a CDS encoding HAMP domain-containing protein, translating to MRRKQLFWHIYPSYLIITFLALAFITLYAATTFRSFHLNQTEMDLKARALLVQDEITEYVKNDAYAEIDSFCVAKGKKSRTRITVILPSGLVVGDSERDPETMDNHANRPEIITAFGGHKGMAIRFSATLQRNLMYVALPIYINNNIKAVLRTSLPVEFITKALHATFFGVFLASVMIVIIIGLISVVISRRFSRPVEELKQGAERFASGELKQKLAVPNTDELGKLAEAMNTMAIQLDERITTITRQHSEKEAILSCMVEGVIAVTHDEYVISLNEAAASMLDIDRDNITGRLIQEAIRNSDIQRFVKSALQLEQMQNIEEEIVLMSSDKKEMFIQLHGTVLHGNKENTIGALVVLNDVTRMKRLENIRKDFVANVSHELRTPLTSIHGFVETLLGGGVDNDKDRMRFLHIIATQVDRLNSIIQDLLILSKIEKDDEKQGLELEETHLTPVIKEAILVCQKKADDKKITINLDCGNSISALINPFLIEQAIINLIDNAIKYSEEGKDITVKAIADKEEVRIAVEDQGHGIDRKHLDRLFERFYRVDKARSRKLGGTGLGLAIVKHIILAHKGNVSVESNIGKGSIFSLHLAKAANNTAS from the coding sequence ATGCGAAGAAAACAGCTTTTCTGGCATATTTATCCGTCCTATCTGATCATTACTTTTCTTGCTCTGGCGTTTATTACCCTCTATGCTGCAACAACATTCCGCTCCTTTCATCTCAATCAGACAGAGATGGACCTTAAAGCACGAGCACTGCTTGTTCAAGATGAGATCACAGAATATGTGAAAAATGATGCCTATGCTGAAATCGATAGTTTCTGTGTGGCAAAGGGGAAAAAGAGCCGGACCCGGATAACCGTCATTCTTCCCAGCGGTCTGGTGGTTGGTGATTCGGAACGGGACCCCGAAACTATGGATAATCATGCCAACCGTCCCGAGATAATCACTGCCTTTGGCGGCCACAAGGGAATGGCAATCAGATTCAGCGCTACCCTTCAACGAAATTTAATGTATGTTGCCCTTCCTATATATATCAACAACAATATCAAAGCTGTTTTACGTACTTCTCTGCCCGTAGAATTCATCACAAAAGCCCTTCATGCAACCTTTTTCGGCGTTTTTTTGGCCAGTGTGATGATTGTCATCATAATAGGACTGATCAGTGTTGTCATTTCACGCCGATTCAGCCGGCCTGTTGAAGAGTTGAAGCAGGGAGCAGAGAGATTTGCCTCCGGTGAATTGAAACAAAAACTTGCAGTGCCCAACACAGATGAACTGGGGAAACTCGCCGAAGCAATGAATACCATGGCGATACAACTCGACGAAAGAATTACCACAATTACCCGTCAACACAGCGAAAAAGAGGCGATTCTTTCGTGCATGGTCGAAGGAGTTATTGCTGTTACACACGATGAATATGTAATCAGCCTTAATGAGGCCGCGGCATCGATGCTTGATATCGACCGGGACAATATCACAGGAAGACTCATTCAGGAAGCAATCAGAAACAGTGATATCCAGCGTTTTGTCAAAAGCGCTCTTCAGTTGGAACAGATGCAGAATATTGAAGAAGAAATTGTGTTGATGTCTTCGGATAAAAAAGAGATGTTCATACAACTCCATGGAACAGTCCTTCACGGCAACAAGGAAAACACAATCGGTGCACTGGTAGTACTCAACGATGTTACCAGAATGAAACGGCTCGAGAATATCAGAAAAGATTTTGTCGCTAATGTATCCCATGAGCTGAGAACTCCGCTTACTTCTATTCATGGTTTTGTTGAGACATTGCTGGGCGGCGGTGTGGATAATGATAAGGATCGAATGCGCTTCCTACACATCATTGCGACGCAGGTCGACCGGCTCAACTCAATTATCCAGGATTTATTGATTCTCTCAAAAATCGAAAAAGATGACGAAAAACAGGGACTCGAGCTTGAAGAGACTCATTTGACCCCGGTAATCAAAGAGGCGATTCTTGTATGCCAGAAAAAAGCCGATGATAAGAAAATCACCATAAATCTCGATTGCGGCAACTCCATTTCGGCACTGATCAACCCCTTTCTGATCGAACAGGCGATTATTAATTTAATCGACAATGCAATCAAATACAGTGAAGAAGGCAAAGATATTACCGTTAAAGCTATTGCCGATAAGGAAGAGGTACGAATTGCTGTTGAGGACCAGGGTCATGGAATCGACCGGAAACACCTTGATCGTCTGTTCGAACGATTCTACCGGGTCGACAAAGCCCGCAGCCGAAAACTCGGCGGTACCGGACTCGGCCTGGCAATAGTAAAACATATCATTCTTGCCCATAAAGGAAATGTGAGTGTTGAAAGCAACATAGGCAAAGGTTCGATTTTTTCGCTCCACCTTGCCAAAGCTGCCAATAATACTGCATCCTGA
- the pstS gene encoding phosphate ABC transporter substrate-binding protein PstS, whose protein sequence is MHILLLAGMLTAGPLEILGAGATFSYPLYSKMFSVYSKEKDVRINYQPIGSGGGIRQLQNKTVDFGGTDAFISEEELNKFDKILHIPVCLGAVAITYNIPGNPMLKLTPEIIADIFMGKITAWNNEKIKRINPDIKLPKLNIIIVHRADASGTTFIFTDYLSKISPLWKQMVGRGKAVNWPKGLGAKGNEAVTGLVKQLPGSIGYCELAYTIQNNMARAQIQNASGNFIAPSLESTIAAAPEEVPEDTRVTLTNTSNENGYPIIGFTWVILYKDQKYKNRSKVKAKALVDLLWWMTHEGQKFTKALDYAPLPAKVVPAAEKLISSVTYGEQKIKK, encoded by the coding sequence ATGCACATCCTTCTTCTGGCCGGAATGCTTACGGCGGGGCCGCTGGAAATTTTAGGCGCCGGAGCAACGTTCTCATACCCTCTCTACTCGAAGATGTTTTCCGTATATTCCAAAGAGAAGGATGTACGCATTAATTATCAGCCAATCGGGTCGGGAGGAGGAATTCGTCAGCTTCAGAATAAAACTGTCGATTTCGGGGGTACCGATGCTTTTATCAGCGAAGAAGAATTGAATAAATTCGACAAAATTCTCCATATACCTGTTTGCCTTGGAGCTGTAGCCATCACCTATAATATCCCCGGAAATCCGATGTTGAAACTTACCCCTGAGATAATTGCCGACATCTTTATGGGGAAAATCACTGCCTGGAATAACGAAAAAATCAAGCGCATCAATCCGGATATCAAACTTCCAAAATTAAATATCATCATTGTTCATCGTGCAGACGCCAGTGGGACAACGTTTATTTTCACCGATTATCTTTCAAAAATCAGCCCCCTGTGGAAGCAGATGGTTGGTCGGGGCAAGGCGGTCAATTGGCCCAAGGGGCTTGGTGCAAAAGGTAATGAAGCAGTTACGGGGCTGGTTAAACAACTTCCCGGCAGCATTGGATATTGCGAACTTGCCTATACAATCCAAAACAATATGGCCCGAGCACAAATTCAAAACGCCTCGGGTAATTTTATTGCGCCATCCCTGGAATCGACTATCGCGGCAGCTCCCGAAGAGGTACCGGAAGATACCCGTGTTACCCTCACCAATACTTCCAATGAAAACGGATATCCCATAATCGGGTTTACCTGGGTCATTCTTTACAAGGATCAGAAATACAAAAATCGTTCAAAAGTAAAAGCAAAGGCATTGGTTGACCTCCTCTGGTGGATGACTCACGAAGGACAAAAATTTACCAAGGCACTGGATTACGCCCCTCTGCCGGCAAAAGTTGTCCCGGCTGCCGAAAAGCTTATTTCTTCAGTAACCTATGGAGAACAAAAAATAAAAAAATGA
- the pstA gene encoding phosphate ABC transporter permease PstA: MIEKNTGNRLLINILFKSFVIGLSLLAIVPLILILFYIFKQGIASVNWEFLTSIPKPLGEEGGGIANGIAGTFILLLLASILALPTGIMAGIFMAENNKSPLAYGVRICVEILHGIPSIVIGIIAYLWLVKPIGTFSAFSGGVALAVIMLPVIVRTAEETLKLIPTSLKEASYGLGAPYYLTVLKVILPAGMGGIITGGLLGMARIAGETAPLLFTAFGNSFMSTDLFKPISSLPLIIFNYGRSPYEEWLSLAWGGSFILVAFVFIVNLTAKGISHRWKVTF, encoded by the coding sequence ATGATTGAAAAAAATACTGGAAACAGACTTCTTATCAATATACTATTTAAATCATTTGTGATCGGTTTATCGCTTTTGGCAATAGTCCCGCTGATCTTGATTCTTTTTTATATTTTCAAACAGGGCATCGCCTCAGTAAACTGGGAGTTCCTTACAAGCATTCCCAAACCATTGGGTGAAGAGGGTGGTGGTATTGCCAATGGAATTGCAGGTACCTTCATACTGCTTCTTCTTGCATCGATACTCGCACTGCCCACGGGGATTATGGCCGGAATTTTCATGGCCGAAAACAACAAAAGTCCTCTTGCCTATGGGGTAAGAATTTGTGTTGAAATTCTCCATGGCATTCCATCCATTGTAATTGGGATTATCGCCTACCTATGGCTGGTCAAACCTATCGGAACCTTTTCAGCCTTTTCGGGGGGTGTAGCCCTTGCCGTAATAATGCTTCCTGTTATTGTCCGCACGGCCGAAGAAACGCTGAAACTGATACCAACATCGCTCAAAGAAGCTTCGTATGGATTAGGCGCCCCCTATTATCTGACCGTTCTGAAAGTAATACTTCCCGCGGGAATGGGAGGAATTATCACCGGCGGCCTTCTGGGTATGGCCCGAATAGCCGGAGAAACCGCCCCATTGCTGTTTACCGCTTTCGGTAATTCATTCATGAGTACCGATCTATTTAAACCTATCAGCTCGCTTCCCTTAATCATATTTAATTATGGTCGTTCTCCCTATGAGGAATGGCTTTCGCTTGCCTGGGGGGGATCGTTTATTCTTGTGGCCTTTGTCTTTATTGTAAATCTTACGGCAAAAGGAATCTCACACCGATGGAAAGTGACGTTTTAA
- a CDS encoding response regulator has product MKIRITLLCTTIFFCAIQANDSLISLRVGVYNFYPLSHTTPLISSDQTAPEEGVFIALLNRIANKENWHIDYVPGTLQECFEWLEDSKLDILVAAPYSNEAHKKYDFTKETVISTWAKIYVPSDKSVIQTILDFEGKYLGVVKDDPYNHDLRALIKGFNIRCHFVEFSHYDDIFKALENKWIDAGAVDRLFAVANEDEYAIQITPIILSPVQLRFAAPKNAYPEVLTTLDYNIGMLKDDPYSYYYTLINRMLADSDSWEFPRWIIWAGAAGIALLLIFVLTSIVLRRQIKKQTAELSQKNRELKNQIAMRSNAEEAMRQSHQLLRNMIASMRDGLIVITPSGDKVLSCNRAAADMLLYSHKELMLLAPPELHADKSFAEAFIESLHASVSERGFHTGEYRLRRKDGSWLPAEIVVTPIKDEHSHCKSWVIVIRDETLQEALRESELRLRQAQKMEAIGTLAGGIAHDFNNILMPIMGYSELLLKFIPDDHTNLKQYVNQILQAAQRARDLAMQILTFGRKSETQRKQLHLNLIIKEVLKLLRASFPTTIEIKSSIETDEDSVIIDPTEFHQVIMNLCTNAAHAMRTTGGVLEVILCEHKGPILGWSAGTELKEKEYIRLSVQDSGSGIDPAVLNRIFDPFFTTKGHSEGTGMGLAVVHGIVKSCDGAISVENRVGEGATFHVYLPKSPINIQNIKNGPVEKLRKGNAERILFIDDEQVIVDLAAEVLTELGYCVTATTNNQKALNLFRGNPRDFDLVITDQTMPGMTGGEIAKEVLLLRPDMPVILCTGFSETLSKEQAKAIGIAEYIMKPFEPTAIGKIVRDILDKKVAGKPSVSHNYEWSG; this is encoded by the coding sequence ATGAAAATACGAATAACACTGTTATGCACCACGATATTCTTCTGCGCGATACAGGCGAACGATTCGCTCATTTCGCTCAGGGTTGGAGTGTACAACTTTTACCCGCTCAGCCATACCACACCGCTGATATCATCCGACCAGACCGCGCCTGAAGAAGGTGTTTTTATCGCACTGTTAAACAGAATTGCCAACAAGGAAAACTGGCATATCGACTATGTCCCGGGAACACTTCAGGAATGTTTCGAATGGCTTGAAGACAGCAAATTAGACATTCTGGTCGCAGCGCCTTATTCCAACGAGGCCCATAAAAAATATGATTTTACAAAGGAAACGGTCATCTCCACCTGGGCGAAAATATATGTTCCCAGCGACAAATCGGTAATTCAGACCATTCTCGATTTTGAAGGCAAATATCTTGGAGTTGTCAAGGATGACCCCTATAATCATGACCTCAGGGCGCTGATCAAAGGGTTCAATATCCGCTGCCACTTTGTCGAGTTCAGCCATTATGATGATATTTTCAAGGCGCTGGAGAACAAATGGATCGATGCCGGTGCGGTTGACCGGCTTTTTGCGGTTGCCAACGAAGACGAATATGCGATACAGATCACGCCGATTATCCTGTCGCCGGTGCAGCTCCGTTTTGCAGCCCCGAAAAATGCGTATCCGGAGGTCCTCACAACGCTGGATTATAATATCGGCATGCTCAAAGATGATCCGTATTCATATTACTATACGCTTATCAACCGCATGCTGGCCGATTCCGATTCGTGGGAATTTCCCCGATGGATTATCTGGGCGGGCGCCGCTGGTATTGCCCTGTTGCTCATTTTTGTTCTGACAAGTATTGTTCTCAGGCGTCAGATAAAAAAGCAGACCGCAGAGCTGTCGCAGAAAAACCGGGAGCTGAAAAACCAGATTGCCATGCGGAGCAATGCCGAGGAGGCGATGCGGCAGTCGCATCAGTTGTTGCGCAACATGATTGCCAGCATGCGTGACGGCCTCATTGTTATTACGCCATCGGGAGATAAAGTGTTAAGCTGCAACAGGGCTGCCGCCGATATGTTGTTGTATTCCCATAAAGAATTGATGCTGCTTGCTCCACCGGAACTTCATGCGGATAAAAGCTTTGCAGAGGCATTTATCGAATCACTTCATGCATCGGTTTCCGAAAGAGGATTTCATACCGGCGAATACCGGCTGAGACGCAAAGATGGCAGTTGGCTTCCGGCCGAAATTGTCGTAACGCCGATAAAAGATGAGCACAGCCACTGCAAATCGTGGGTAATCGTGATTCGTGATGAAACGTTACAGGAAGCACTCCGTGAAAGTGAGCTGCGCCTTCGCCAGGCACAGAAAATGGAAGCCATCGGCACGCTTGCCGGAGGCATTGCGCACGATTTCAACAATATTCTCATGCCGATCATGGGCTACAGTGAGCTTCTTCTGAAATTTATCCCCGACGATCACACCAATCTGAAGCAATATGTAAATCAGATACTTCAGGCAGCACAGCGCGCTCGCGATCTGGCCATGCAGATTCTTACGTTCGGGCGGAAAAGTGAGACCCAGCGAAAACAGCTTCATCTGAATCTGATTATCAAAGAAGTACTCAAACTCCTCAGGGCATCGTTTCCCACAACAATCGAAATAAAGTCAAGTATTGAAACAGATGAAGATTCTGTGATAATCGATCCGACCGAATTCCACCAGGTGATAATGAATCTCTGCACGAATGCGGCCCATGCGATGCGCACGACCGGCGGTGTACTTGAGGTTATTCTGTGCGAGCACAAAGGTCCGATACTCGGCTGGTCGGCCGGTACCGAGCTGAAGGAAAAGGAGTATATCCGTCTATCGGTCCAGGACAGTGGATCGGGAATCGATCCTGCGGTTTTAAACAGGATATTCGACCCGTTTTTCACGACAAAGGGTCACAGCGAAGGCACAGGAATGGGGCTTGCGGTCGTCCACGGGATCGTGAAATCGTGTGATGGCGCCATATCAGTGGAAAACAGGGTAGGTGAAGGCGCCACATTTCATGTCTATCTGCCAAAGTCACCGATAAATATTCAAAATATTAAGAATGGACCTGTCGAGAAATTAAGAAAAGGCAATGCAGAAAGGATACTTTTCATCGATGATGAGCAGGTGATTGTCGATCTTGCCGCTGAGGTGCTTACCGAATTGGGGTACTGTGTAACCGCTACAACAAACAACCAAAAAGCGCTCAATCTTTTCAGGGGTAATCCCCGTGATTTCGATCTGGTGATTACCGATCAGACGATGCCGGGAATGACCGGCGGTGAGATTGCAAAAGAGGTCCTGTTGCTTCGCCCGGATATGCCGGTGATCTTATGCACGGGTTTCAGCGAAACATTGTCAAAAGAGCAGGCAAAGGCGATTGGAATTGCCGAATATATCATGAAACCTTTCGAGCCCACCGCAATAGGAAAAATCGTCAGAGACATCCTCGACAAAAAGGTAGCGGGAAAACCTTCAGTCAGCCATAATTATGAATGGAGTGGTTGA
- a CDS encoding response regulator, which yields MAREEILIVEDEEDILELTVYNLSKEGYRPTGVTSGEEALKKIRAKQPDLILLDLMLPGMDGLEVSRILKKDQKTQGVPLIILTAKGEEADIVSGLELGADDYIVKPFSPRVLVARIRAVLRRKSRESVDEDQPVTMGEILIHPGRHEVTINGRRVDLTYTEFKVLHFLASRPGWAFTRYQIVDAVRGDNYPVTDRSVDVLVVGLRKKLGNFSQYIETVRGVGYRFKEM from the coding sequence ATGGCACGTGAGGAAATATTGATAGTCGAGGATGAGGAGGATATTCTCGAACTTACCGTCTACAATTTATCCAAGGAAGGATATCGTCCTACCGGGGTAACCAGTGGCGAAGAAGCGCTTAAGAAAATCCGCGCAAAACAGCCGGATCTCATTCTTCTCGATCTGATGTTACCTGGGATGGATGGTCTTGAAGTTTCACGGATACTGAAAAAGGACCAGAAGACCCAGGGAGTGCCGTTGATAATACTGACGGCAAAGGGTGAAGAAGCCGATATCGTATCCGGGCTTGAACTGGGAGCCGACGATTATATTGTAAAACCGTTCAGCCCCCGGGTCCTGGTTGCCCGGATCAGAGCGGTCCTGCGGAGAAAATCCCGTGAGTCGGTCGATGAAGATCAGCCTGTGACAATGGGAGAAATCCTGATCCATCCGGGAAGACATGAGGTAACGATCAACGGACGGCGGGTCGATCTTACGTATACCGAATTCAAGGTACTTCATTTTTTAGCGAGTCGTCCGGGATGGGCATTTACCCGCTATCAGATTGTCGATGCCGTGCGGGGGGATAATTATCCGGTAACCGACAGAAGTGTTGATGTTTTAGTGGTGGGCCTCAGAAAAAAACTCGGTAATTTCAGCCAGTATATCGAAACTGTCCGCGGTGTTGGATACCGGTTCAAGGAAATGTGA
- the pstC gene encoding phosphate ABC transporter permease subunit PstC — protein MSRQVKNKYFERRENLFRKALYIAPIIIIGVVAGFFITLTVNALPSIKEFGLKFLIGKTWDPVHGEFGALPFIVGTLFTSFLALLISTPFSLALALFLGEYYRKGRFSGFFRSMVELLAGIPSVIFGFWAFFYLVPFIRMLEMKLQVPPLGIGIATASIVLAIMIIPYSASLAREVISMVPHEAKEAAYSLGATRFEVIKRIILPSARSGIFAGLVLALGRGLGETMAVTMVIGNANIIPDSIFSPANTMASVIANEFSEATGELYMSSLIEIGLLLFAVSALISVLGRESIKRFGTTT, from the coding sequence ATATCCCGGCAAGTGAAAAACAAATATTTCGAGCGAAGAGAAAACCTTTTCCGAAAAGCGCTCTACATTGCACCTATAATTATCATAGGAGTAGTTGCGGGCTTTTTTATTACGCTTACAGTCAATGCATTGCCGTCAATCAAAGAATTCGGGCTCAAATTCTTAATCGGCAAAACATGGGATCCGGTTCATGGTGAATTCGGCGCATTGCCTTTTATTGTCGGCACGCTATTCACGTCCTTTCTGGCGCTTTTGATTTCCACCCCCTTTTCACTTGCCCTTGCCCTCTTTTTAGGAGAATATTATCGAAAGGGCAGATTTTCCGGTTTTTTCAGGAGTATGGTTGAATTATTAGCCGGAATTCCATCGGTTATATTCGGTTTCTGGGCATTTTTTTATCTTGTACCATTTATCAGAATGCTTGAAATGAAACTACAAGTGCCCCCCCTGGGCATAGGCATAGCGACAGCGTCAATTGTTCTTGCAATCATGATTATCCCCTATTCGGCATCGCTGGCCCGTGAAGTAATCAGTATGGTGCCCCATGAAGCAAAAGAAGCCGCCTATTCACTGGGGGCAACCCGTTTTGAGGTCATTAAAAGAATCATTCTCCCCTCTGCCCGTTCCGGAATATTCGCCGGTTTAGTCCTTGCACTCGGACGGGGTCTTGGAGAAACAATGGCGGTAACAATGGTCATAGGAAATGCCAATATTATTCCCGACAGCATATTCAGTCCGGCAAATACAATGGCAAGTGTAATAGCAAATGAATTCAGCGAAGCGACTGGTGAACTCTATATGTCATCGCTCATTGAAATCGGTTTACTGCTTTTCGCTGTTTCAGCACTTATCAGTGTTCTTGGCCGGGAATCGATTAAACGATTTGGAACAACAACATGA